One window from the genome of Planctomycetia bacterium encodes:
- a CDS encoding LuxR C-terminal-related transcriptional regulator has translation MQRTSTIHIVDPDPLSVNVIRGLFTAHPPKFLAHRTAAAFLEQTEVSRPACVICELTLPDRPGVKLIEEIRQASCPLPVIALAANPTVRATVDAMIAGAMFVLEKPGDATSLQRLITSAVSKDAEQLQRCQELRQLSLRFSLLSPREREVADLIFQGLETKTIAAKLGISPKTVEYHRAQIFAKMEVSNAVQLTVALLRLEKSRV, from the coding sequence ATGCAACGAACTTCGACAATTCACATCGTTGATCCCGATCCGCTTTCGGTCAACGTCATACGCGGATTGTTCACCGCACATCCGCCGAAGTTCCTGGCCCATCGCACGGCAGCGGCTTTCTTGGAGCAGACGGAAGTCAGTCGGCCGGCCTGCGTCATCTGCGAGCTGACCTTGCCGGACCGCCCCGGCGTCAAGCTGATCGAGGAAATCCGGCAAGCGAGTTGTCCGTTGCCGGTCATCGCCCTGGCGGCGAACCCCACGGTGCGGGCCACGGTCGACGCGATGATCGCCGGCGCGATGTTCGTATTGGAAAAGCCCGGCGATGCAACCAGTCTCCAGCGATTGATCACCAGTGCCGTCAGCAAGGACGCGGAACAGCTTCAGCGCTGCCAGGAACTGCGGCAGCTCTCGCTACGGTTTTCGCTCCTGTCGCCGCGGGAACGCGAAGTTGCCGATCTGATCTTCCAAGGACTCGAGACGAAGACGATTGCGGCTAAACTCGGCATCAGTCCCAAGACCGTCGAATACCACCGGGCCCAAATCTTCGCGAAGATGGAAGTCTCGAACGCCGTCCAATTGACTGTGGCCCTGCTGCGGCTCGAAAAGTCGCGCGTCTGA
- a CDS encoding flagellar hook-basal body complex protein, which produces MGLASALSTALTGLTAAETTIDVVGNNVANSNTVGFKASTAIFATQFLQTQGLGSSPTSTNGGTNPRQVGLGVQVAEITPDFTQGTIEISANPSDLAIQGDGFFMVQGTQGETLYSRNGIFKTNSQNELVNINGNRLLGFGVDDNFQILETSLQPLTIPLGASAVAQATQHVFFEGALTPTGDIATQSQVIQTGILGDAQFTAPAAATTTNAAAIPTGTTAAAPNTTGTLANGTYIYRVVFADDTIANLGTESLESSNVSITLAGANDAVDLTGIPNDPNSRFDFKRIYRSTDGGTTFQYLSEVGSAVTTFTDDGSITPAAANATLHNTDTLTGNYSYYVTFFDQFSGRESRPAPLVAPFNVVGGRIQLDDIPNDTSGNWTHRRIYRNLATDSTEFHRVTTIPLSGTVASYTDYMSDVTLAALPEIDLDGPKISANTLLVNVLGRNGSTYANTFQTGTLSFTGSKGGRELATKDFEVTGATTVLDLINFMEQAMGVQDASFDPVNPIPGDANFGAAGGSVTADGRIRMVGNNGVDNAIDVGLSGLQFTTSTGTTNVNLPFGKIQDALGQSAVADFRVYDSLGIPLNVRVTSVLESRDSTSTTYRWFADSGDNDPQSGAQIGVGTGLISFDGEGKVISVSEETVSIARSSVSSVSPLEFDLDFSQLSGLAQENSTLAASRQDGSAAGTLSSFIIGEDGTIRGVFSNGVTRDLGQIRLARFSNPAGLEQKGENLFASGVNSGLAIEGDPGGQGIGSIVAGAVELSNTDIGANLIDLILASTQYRGNTRVITAAQQLLDELLNLRR; this is translated from the coding sequence ATGGGTCTGGCATCCGCACTAAGTACCGCGCTGACTGGTCTGACCGCGGCCGAAACCACGATCGACGTGGTGGGTAACAACGTCGCCAACTCGAACACCGTGGGCTTCAAGGCCTCGACGGCGATCTTTGCGACGCAGTTCTTGCAGACGCAGGGCCTCGGTTCTTCGCCGACCTCGACGAACGGCGGTACCAATCCGCGCCAAGTCGGCCTCGGCGTGCAAGTCGCGGAAATCACGCCCGACTTCACGCAGGGCACGATCGAAATCAGCGCCAATCCGTCCGATCTGGCGATCCAGGGCGACGGCTTTTTCATGGTGCAAGGCACGCAGGGCGAAACCCTGTATAGCCGGAACGGCATCTTTAAGACCAACTCGCAGAACGAGCTGGTTAATATTAACGGCAATCGCTTGCTGGGCTTCGGCGTCGACGACAATTTTCAGATTCTGGAAACGTCACTGCAGCCGCTGACGATTCCGCTCGGGGCTTCGGCCGTCGCGCAAGCCACGCAGCACGTCTTCTTCGAAGGCGCGCTGACGCCGACCGGCGATATCGCCACGCAATCCCAGGTCATTCAAACCGGCATTCTCGGCGACGCGCAGTTCACGGCGCCGGCTGCCGCCACGACGACGAATGCGGCCGCGATTCCCACCGGCACGACTGCCGCGGCGCCGAACACGACGGGAACATTGGCCAACGGCACGTACATCTATCGTGTCGTGTTTGCCGACGACACGATCGCCAATCTCGGCACGGAAAGCTTGGAGTCGTCCAACGTCTCGATCACGCTGGCCGGGGCCAACGACGCGGTGGACCTCACGGGCATTCCGAACGATCCCAACAGCCGTTTTGACTTCAAGCGGATTTACCGTTCGACGGACGGCGGTACGACATTTCAGTATCTGTCGGAAGTCGGTTCCGCCGTCACCACGTTCACGGACGACGGCTCGATCACACCGGCGGCCGCGAACGCGACGTTGCACAACACCGATACGCTGACCGGCAACTACAGCTACTACGTGACGTTCTTCGATCAATTCAGCGGTCGCGAGAGCCGGCCCGCGCCGCTGGTGGCGCCCTTCAACGTCGTCGGCGGGCGCATTCAGTTGGACGACATTCCCAACGACACCAGCGGCAACTGGACGCATCGCCGCATCTACCGCAACCTGGCGACGGACTCCACCGAGTTCCATCGCGTGACGACCATTCCGTTGAGCGGCACCGTCGCTTCTTATACCGACTACATGAGTGACGTGACGCTCGCCGCGTTGCCGGAAATCGACCTCGACGGACCCAAAATCAGCGCCAATACGCTGCTGGTGAACGTCTTGGGCCGCAACGGATCGACGTACGCAAATACCTTTCAAACCGGAACTTTGTCGTTCACCGGTTCGAAGGGCGGACGCGAGTTGGCGACCAAGGATTTCGAAGTCACCGGCGCGACGACGGTGCTTGACCTGATCAACTTTATGGAACAGGCGATGGGCGTTCAGGACGCCTCGTTTGATCCCGTGAACCCGATTCCCGGCGACGCGAACTTCGGCGCCGCGGGCGGCAGCGTCACGGCCGATGGCCGCATCCGCATGGTCGGCAACAACGGCGTAGATAACGCCATCGACGTCGGCCTGTCCGGCTTGCAATTTACCACGTCGACGGGCACGACCAACGTGAATCTACCGTTCGGCAAGATTCAGGACGCGCTGGGTCAGAGCGCGGTGGCCGACTTCCGCGTCTACGATTCGTTGGGCATCCCGCTCAATGTGCGCGTGACCTCCGTGCTGGAAAGCCGCGACTCCACCAGTACGACGTATCGCTGGTTCGCCGACTCCGGCGACAACGATCCCCAAAGCGGCGCGCAGATCGGCGTCGGCACTGGATTGATTTCCTTTGACGGCGAAGGCAAAGTGATCTCCGTCAGTGAAGAAACGGTTTCGATCGCGCGCAGCAGTGTTTCCAGCGTTTCGCCGTTGGAGTTCGACTTGGACTTTAGTCAGTTGTCCGGCCTGGCCCAAGAGAATAGCACGCTGGCAGCCTCGCGGCAGGACGGTTCCGCGGCCGGTACGCTGAGCAGCTTCATCATCGGCGAAGACGGTACGATTCGCGGCGTGTTCTCGAACGGCGTCACGCGCGACCTGGGCCAGATTCGCCTGGCCCGGTTCTCGAACCCCGCCGGCTTGGAGCAAAAAGGCGAGAACCTCTTCGCGTCCGGAGTGAACTCCGGCCTGGCGATCGAAGGCGACCCCGGGGGGCAAGGCATCGGCAGCATCGTCGCCGGCGCCGTGGAACTCTCCAACACCGACATCGGCGCCAACTTGATCGACCTGATCTTGGCTTCCACCCAATACCGCGGCAACACCCGCGTAATCACCGCCGCCCAGCAGTTGCTGGACGAATTGCTGAACCTGAGGCGGTAG
- the fliJ gene encoding flagellar export protein FliJ gives MPTFRFRLTPVLHLRENARDERRAALAEAMRAEEVLAEQMAEKRVQIVTLGGELAKERAIGEINVERMIQGQRYQAILRAELAMLGEQAKRVTAEVERRRELLVAADRDVRVLEQLREKQLERFVMEEARREIKFLDDVAGQRAATREWPA, from the coding sequence ATGCCAACCTTTCGCTTTCGACTAACGCCGGTGCTGCATCTTCGCGAAAATGCTCGCGACGAGCGGCGGGCTGCGCTGGCCGAGGCGATGCGGGCGGAAGAAGTGTTGGCGGAGCAGATGGCCGAGAAGCGCGTGCAGATTGTGACGCTCGGCGGCGAGTTGGCCAAAGAGCGCGCCATCGGCGAAATTAACGTGGAGCGGATGATTCAGGGACAGCGCTACCAAGCGATATTGCGCGCGGAATTGGCGATGCTCGGCGAACAGGCCAAGCGGGTGACGGCCGAAGTGGAGCGCCGCCGCGAATTGCTGGTCGCCGCCGATCGCGACGTCCGCGTGTTGGAGCAGTTGCGCGAGAAGCAATTGGAGCGTTTTGTGATGGAGGAAGCGCGTCGCGAGATCAAATTCCTGGATGACGTCGCCGGCCAGCGCGCCGCGACGCGGGAGTGGCCCGCATGA
- a CDS encoding argininosuccinate synthase: protein MPSCVLAYSGGLDTSVILGWLQEEGYEVHAVYVDLGQPCEDRQAILNKAKQCGAASSRIVDAREELCRDFAFPVLQWQAKYEGVYLLGTSIARPLISKVCLQVAREVGADAYAHGATGKGNDQCRFQLAAEVLNPAVKIIAPWRIEKFRAAFPGRKEMIAFCEERKIPVKASSAKPYSSDENCLHISYEAGQLEDLTVCGVDLVDFGMTVSPRQAPDAVERLTVGFQHGVPVSVNGKQLNPIELVLELNKIGGRNGIGRIDMVENRFVGMKSRGVYEAPGMTILYDAHRYIEQLTVDRDLMHLRDRLAPEVAEMVYYGFWYHAKLDALLAFIRQAQTPVTGEVTLGLYKGNISVASRQSPNNLYDEGIASMEGGGSYNQTDAEGFLRIQGLPGRVQGRVTPRSW from the coding sequence ATGCCCAGTTGCGTTTTGGCCTATTCCGGCGGCCTTGATACCTCGGTGATCCTCGGTTGGTTGCAGGAGGAGGGCTACGAAGTTCACGCCGTATACGTCGACCTGGGCCAGCCGTGCGAGGACCGTCAGGCGATCCTCAACAAGGCCAAGCAATGCGGCGCGGCCAGCTCCCGGATCGTCGACGCGCGCGAGGAGCTATGCCGGGACTTCGCGTTTCCGGTCCTCCAGTGGCAGGCCAAGTACGAGGGGGTCTATCTCCTCGGGACGTCGATCGCCCGGCCGTTGATCTCCAAGGTGTGTCTCCAGGTCGCGCGGGAAGTCGGCGCGGACGCCTACGCCCACGGGGCCACCGGCAAGGGCAACGACCAATGCCGCTTCCAGTTAGCGGCCGAGGTGCTCAACCCGGCAGTGAAGATCATCGCCCCCTGGCGGATCGAAAAATTCCGGGCGGCGTTCCCGGGACGTAAGGAGATGATCGCCTTTTGCGAGGAACGGAAGATTCCGGTCAAGGCATCGTCGGCCAAGCCGTATAGCTCCGATGAGAACTGCCTGCACATCAGCTACGAGGCCGGCCAACTCGAGGACCTGACCGTCTGCGGCGTCGACCTGGTCGATTTCGGCATGACGGTTTCCCCCAGGCAAGCGCCCGACGCCGTGGAACGCTTGACGGTCGGCTTTCAGCACGGCGTGCCGGTGAGCGTCAACGGCAAGCAGCTCAACCCGATCGAACTGGTGCTTGAACTGAACAAGATCGGCGGCCGGAACGGCATTGGGCGGATCGACATGGTCGAAAACCGCTTCGTCGGCATGAAGAGCCGCGGCGTGTACGAAGCGCCGGGAATGACGATTCTCTACGACGCCCATCGCTACATCGAACAACTCACTGTCGACCGCGACCTGATGCACCTTCGCGATCGACTGGCGCCGGAAGTCGCCGAGATGGTCTACTACGGTTTCTGGTACCACGCCAAACTCGACGCCCTGCTGGCCTTCATCCGCCAGGCGCAAACGCCCGTCACGGGCGAAGTGACCCTCGGCCTCTACAAGGGGAACATCTCCGTCGCCAGCCGCCAAAGCCCGAACAACCTCTACGACGAAGGCATCGCCAGCATGGAAGGCGGCGGCAGCTACAACCAAACGGACGCGGAGGGTTTCCTACGCATCCAAGGCCTGCCGGGGCGAGTGCAGGGGCGCGTGACGCCGCGGAGTTGGTAA
- a CDS encoding flagellar hook-length control protein FliK, with protein MVESQVEAPQTSRAASAVRTTRATRHPATDITAAFDQILASAAQPAQQAAPQSAPTASEPFVDAVLQEAPQRETSLDDQSSADDERRAERQDAVNYAAAPSRPEPPVRAVPAVHAQETTKPAQWTEHAPVAASAHASSAKPASQRTVERPPKLARESVGTNIEAATKAAHDQKSSEAKLKIVNAVAKDGAPPRPAVNPAEAVPPAPRVKKGAAETSTKEAKANVKVAEADTATPGRRQTPQQERVEKAVEAAKPTVKQDAKVVAPQLGTTAVTQSPEATTSPATASSRRPKGNVETTTTANNPAQSERQILDKRAIPAEATQKGPSANKNSDVSSAPVKTTEKSPEPAAAVQSSSAAAVAATAATKPRESTPVAETRRSRESRVATSSNAESRTADSTTSPAPVVAQPVTATATPAVQSQTNVAPLVSAAQPVSATPAVDAKSMQATASTGDRHAATPAIGSTGAARENGKSLLDSAKQATTTARTRNDQQLEVDRVRLVQRVAKALQTAQDRGAPLRLRLTPPELGVLKIELVMRDGALSAKLEAETPAAKAAILDNLPALRERLTAQEIKIERFDVDLMQQPDSSGGGRQSFADAESSRERAATRQVRNERAASQPTGSHEPKPPAMRSTPGRLNVLA; from the coding sequence ATGGTCGAGTCGCAGGTCGAAGCGCCGCAAACATCGCGAGCTGCCTCCGCTGTGCGAACCACCCGGGCAACGCGTCATCCGGCGACCGACATCACGGCCGCCTTCGATCAAATACTTGCCAGCGCCGCGCAGCCTGCGCAACAAGCCGCGCCCCAGTCTGCTCCAACTGCGTCCGAGCCATTCGTTGACGCAGTGCTTCAGGAAGCTCCCCAGCGCGAGACTTCGCTCGACGACCAAAGCTCGGCCGACGACGAGCGTCGCGCGGAGCGCCAGGACGCCGTGAACTATGCGGCCGCGCCGAGTCGCCCGGAGCCGCCAGTCCGCGCTGTCCCCGCCGTCCACGCGCAGGAGACAACGAAGCCAGCGCAGTGGACGGAGCATGCTCCCGTCGCCGCGAGCGCGCATGCTAGTAGCGCCAAGCCAGCATCGCAGCGAACGGTCGAACGCCCACCCAAATTGGCGCGAGAATCGGTTGGGACGAACATTGAAGCCGCGACGAAGGCCGCGCACGACCAGAAGTCGAGCGAAGCAAAATTGAAAATCGTGAACGCAGTTGCCAAGGACGGCGCGCCGCCGCGACCGGCGGTGAATCCAGCCGAAGCCGTGCCGCCGGCGCCGCGAGTCAAGAAGGGCGCCGCCGAGACGTCAACGAAAGAAGCCAAGGCGAACGTCAAAGTGGCAGAGGCCGACACGGCGACTCCAGGTCGCCGTCAAACGCCGCAACAAGAGCGAGTGGAAAAAGCGGTCGAGGCCGCGAAGCCGACCGTCAAGCAGGACGCGAAAGTGGTGGCGCCGCAGCTCGGCACGACGGCTGTGACACAAAGCCCGGAAGCAACAACTTCGCCTGCGACCGCATCATCGCGACGCCCGAAGGGAAATGTCGAAACGACGACTACCGCGAACAATCCAGCACAAAGCGAACGACAGATTTTAGACAAACGTGCCATTCCCGCCGAGGCAACGCAAAAGGGTCCGTCAGCCAACAAGAATTCGGACGTCTCGTCCGCACCCGTGAAAACGACGGAAAAGTCGCCGGAGCCGGCTGCCGCGGTTCAATCGAGCTCTGCGGCGGCAGTCGCTGCCACGGCCGCCACGAAGCCGCGCGAGTCGACGCCTGTCGCCGAGACGCGCCGTTCGCGCGAGAGCCGCGTCGCGACCTCGAGTAATGCTGAAAGTCGCACCGCGGACTCAACAACGAGTCCGGCGCCCGTGGTCGCGCAACCTGTTACGGCGACTGCTACTCCGGCAGTTCAATCGCAAACGAATGTCGCGCCGCTGGTTTCCGCCGCGCAACCCGTCAGTGCGACACCTGCGGTGGATGCGAAGTCGATGCAGGCAACTGCGTCGACGGGCGACCGTCACGCTGCGACGCCTGCGATCGGATCGACCGGCGCCGCGCGCGAAAATGGTAAATCGCTGCTCGACAGCGCGAAGCAGGCGACGACGACCGCGCGCACGCGCAATGATCAACAACTCGAGGTCGACCGCGTGCGATTGGTGCAGCGCGTCGCCAAGGCGCTGCAAACGGCGCAAGATCGCGGCGCGCCGCTGCGCCTGCGACTCACGCCTCCGGAGTTGGGCGTGCTCAAGATCGAACTCGTCATGCGAGACGGGGCGCTCTCGGCAAAGCTGGAAGCGGAGACGCCCGCTGCGAAGGCAGCCATTCTGGATAACTTACCGGCGCTGCGCGAACGTTTAACGGCACAGGAAATCAAGATCGAGCGGTTCGATGTCGATTTGATGCAGCAGCCGGACAGCTCCGGCGGAGGACGTCAATCTTTCGCGGACGCTGAGTCGTCGCGCGAACGTGCGGCGACCAGGCAAGTTAGAAATGAACGCGCTGCGTCCCAACCAACCGGAAGCCACGAACCCAAGCCGCCGGCGATGCGTTCGACCCCCGGACGGCTCAACGTGCTGGCCTAA
- a CDS encoding serine/threonine-protein kinase, whose amino-acid sequence MPVPEQLGPYRIGRRLGRGGMGTVYAAINQQDQQPAAVKVLAAALSQDEGFRDRFEAEVESLRKLRHPHIVRLYGFGEQDGLLFYAMELVEGRSLEEELAVGRRFDWRDVTGITIQTCRALRHAHDRGIIHRDIKPANLMLNKTEEVKLSDFGIAKLFGASGMTIEGGIIGTAEFMAPEQADGRAATERTDLYSLGGVMYTLLARRPPFRARTLPEMLQLQRFAEPDPVRRYAPDTPPELEKIISQLLAKEPEKRLANAAVVIRRLEGMLEDLADAEERAPQIPRAVADADIANAATLAAPENGLGHPSPSETMEFLPGAPSRDADQSSGTRVAATAADVHVAVRAVDDAFELAPTIMRQTTRVFKTVEEADQEDAERDEESTHAVAWQTAALAVTLLGLGLLIWWLLQPPDADSLLARVEAASGTTQGLAAVDGAIEQLLSSQDFHLELSDRARLQRYQEEIAIDKLERQFEREARRVGSAKKLTPIERAYVDAVRALRQDEAAGAEKLDALIKLFGTSPESGTTTQRILELARRQRFNARMAVTETMTDDLRYIESRLNIAADLRGEDPEAARDIYAGIIELYADKPWALETVQAVNDLMASLPPKPVEDDTNSTTASTESSSAPVADPESNEP is encoded by the coding sequence ATGCCCGTCCCGGAGCAACTCGGTCCCTATCGCATTGGCCGCCGGCTTGGGCGCGGCGGGATGGGGACGGTGTATGCCGCGATCAATCAGCAGGACCAGCAGCCTGCCGCCGTGAAAGTGCTGGCCGCGGCGCTCTCTCAGGACGAGGGCTTTCGCGATCGCTTCGAGGCCGAGGTCGAATCGCTGCGAAAGCTCCGGCATCCACACATCGTCCGGTTGTATGGCTTCGGCGAGCAGGATGGGCTGCTGTTCTACGCGATGGAATTGGTCGAAGGCCGCAGCCTGGAAGAAGAACTGGCCGTCGGTCGCCGTTTCGATTGGCGCGATGTGACCGGCATCACCATTCAAACCTGCCGGGCGTTGCGGCATGCCCATGATCGCGGGATCATCCACCGCGATATCAAGCCGGCGAACTTGATGCTGAACAAGACGGAGGAAGTGAAGCTCTCCGATTTCGGCATCGCCAAGTTGTTTGGCGCTTCGGGCATGACGATCGAGGGCGGCATCATCGGCACCGCCGAATTCATGGCGCCGGAGCAGGCGGACGGCCGCGCCGCGACCGAGCGGACCGATCTCTATAGCTTGGGCGGCGTGATGTATACGCTGTTGGCCCGAAGGCCGCCGTTTCGCGCTCGCACCTTGCCGGAGATGCTGCAACTCCAACGTTTTGCCGAACCGGACCCTGTACGACGTTATGCGCCGGACACGCCGCCGGAACTGGAAAAGATCATTTCGCAGTTGCTCGCCAAGGAACCGGAAAAACGCCTGGCCAACGCGGCCGTGGTGATTCGCCGCTTGGAAGGCATGCTGGAAGATTTGGCCGACGCCGAGGAGCGCGCGCCGCAGATCCCTCGCGCCGTTGCGGATGCCGATATCGCCAACGCGGCCACGCTGGCCGCGCCGGAGAACGGTCTCGGGCATCCCAGTCCGTCCGAGACGATGGAGTTTCTGCCGGGAGCACCCTCGCGGGACGCGGACCAATCGTCCGGTACGCGCGTCGCGGCCACAGCGGCCGACGTCCACGTCGCGGTACGCGCTGTCGACGACGCGTTCGAGCTCGCGCCGACGATCATGCGGCAAACGACGCGGGTTTTCAAAACGGTCGAGGAAGCCGATCAGGAAGATGCGGAGCGCGACGAGGAATCGACGCACGCCGTGGCTTGGCAAACCGCGGCGCTCGCGGTCACGCTGCTGGGTCTCGGACTGTTGATCTGGTGGCTGTTGCAACCGCCCGACGCGGATTCGTTGCTGGCCCGTGTCGAGGCCGCCTCCGGCACCACTCAGGGACTGGCCGCGGTGGATGGCGCCATCGAGCAGTTGCTGTCCAGCCAGGATTTTCACTTGGAACTCTCGGATCGCGCGAGATTGCAGCGATATCAAGAGGAGATCGCCATTGATAAGCTCGAACGGCAGTTCGAACGCGAAGCGCGTCGCGTTGGCAGCGCGAAGAAGCTGACGCCGATTGAGCGCGCCTACGTGGATGCGGTTCGCGCTTTACGCCAGGACGAAGCGGCCGGCGCCGAGAAACTCGACGCCCTGATCAAATTGTTTGGCACGTCGCCTGAGAGTGGCACCACGACGCAGCGGATCCTCGAACTCGCCAGGCGACAGCGCTTCAACGCCCGCATGGCGGTCACCGAAACGATGACGGACGACTTGCGGTACATAGAGTCGCGCCTCAACATCGCCGCGGATCTGCGGGGCGAGGATCCCGAAGCCGCGCGGGACATCTACGCCGGCATTATCGAACTTTACGCCGATAAGCCTTGGGCGTTGGAGACGGTGCAAGCTGTGAACGACTTGATGGCCAGCCTGCCGCCGAAGCCGGTTGAGGACGACACGAACAGCACCACGGCCTCAACAGAGTCGTCCTCCGCGCCCGTCGCCGATCCGGAATCGAACGAGCCATGA
- a CDS encoding NAD(+)/NADH kinase, whose product MSQQIALFAGSFNPPGAHHRRIAARLAETFDEVVVIPSGPRAGEPVANDVLPIYLAAMADVNFRHLDRVRVELSDLEAGQFTPLYRLAEQFAPAAEAWIVVGANLIAGGAAGQSVIQNSWEHGDQLWRDGRFVVVAGGEQPLSPADLPPHHRVINAEEIRSSTAVRSHLFNSRPVADLLLPEVADYIARHGLYRGVPPTRRSRLHVQGTRLKVVSDPRNEEAQRIAQSFPDSHDDPELIVVIGGDGTMLRAIREHWRLRVPFYGINAGHLGFLLNDVPAASLADEEFLLEHVPLLRVEMEMKDGTRESALAFNDVWVERATGQTAWIEVRVNGEQRLARLVADGALVATAAGSTSYARAMGATPLPLGTSALLLVGSNVLSPDGWRPVVLPLESVIELRSVDPEKRPLHGFVDGYAHGLVRWMSARMSNIAAAELAFSPGHDPVAKLSKIQFPAR is encoded by the coding sequence ATGAGCCAGCAAATCGCCTTGTTCGCCGGGAGCTTCAACCCGCCCGGAGCGCATCACCGTCGGATCGCCGCACGGCTGGCGGAAACATTCGACGAGGTCGTCGTGATTCCCTCGGGACCGCGCGCCGGCGAGCCCGTGGCGAACGACGTGCTGCCGATCTACCTGGCAGCGATGGCGGACGTCAATTTTCGCCACCTGGATCGGGTGCGCGTCGAGCTGTCGGATCTGGAAGCCGGACAGTTCACGCCGCTGTATCGCCTCGCCGAACAATTCGCTCCAGCGGCGGAGGCCTGGATTGTCGTGGGCGCCAACCTGATTGCGGGCGGCGCGGCGGGCCAATCAGTCATTCAGAATTCCTGGGAACACGGCGACCAGCTTTGGCGCGACGGCAGATTCGTGGTCGTCGCCGGTGGCGAACAGCCACTTTCGCCAGCCGATCTCCCGCCGCACCATCGCGTCATCAACGCCGAAGAAATCCGCTCGAGCACCGCCGTCCGTAGCCATTTGTTCAACAGCCGCCCCGTGGCGGATCTCTTGCTGCCCGAAGTGGCGGACTACATTGCCCGACATGGGCTTTACCGCGGCGTCCCGCCCACGCGACGCTCGCGATTGCATGTGCAAGGCACGCGGCTCAAGGTCGTCAGCGATCCGCGCAATGAAGAAGCCCAGCGCATCGCGCAGAGCTTTCCGGATTCCCACGACGATCCGGAATTAATTGTCGTCATTGGCGGGGACGGTACGATGCTGCGGGCGATCCGCGAGCACTGGCGGCTGCGCGTGCCTTTCTATGGCATCAACGCGGGGCACTTGGGATTCCTGCTCAACGACGTGCCCGCCGCCTCGCTGGCGGACGAAGAGTTCCTGTTGGAGCATGTCCCTTTGCTGCGCGTCGAGATGGAAATGAAGGATGGTACTCGGGAATCCGCGTTGGCCTTCAACGACGTCTGGGTCGAACGTGCGACAGGTCAAACCGCCTGGATTGAAGTGCGCGTGAACGGCGAACAGCGCTTGGCGCGCCTCGTGGCCGACGGTGCGCTCGTGGCCACAGCCGCCGGCAGCACTTCGTACGCCCGTGCGATGGGCGCCACGCCGCTGCCGCTCGGCACATCGGCTCTGCTACTGGTGGGCTCGAACGTGTTGTCGCCGGACGGTTGGCGGCCCGTGGTGTTGCCGCTGGAATCGGTGATCGAACTGCGCTCCGTCGATCCGGAAAAACGCCCGCTCCACGGCTTCGTCGACGGCTACGCCCACGGTCTGGTGCGCTGGATGAGCGCCCGCATGAGCAACATCGCCGCCGCGGAACTGGCGTTCTCACCAGGCCACGATCCGGTGGCGAAACTGAGCAAGATTCAATTCCCGGCACGTTAA
- a CDS encoding flagellar hook capping FlgD N-terminal domain-containing protein, with protein sequence MIDTINSTKRNPTGAGASNALEDLNTSQFLDLMIAELQNQDPMNPMDNAQMIEQIGQIRQIDASSRLTTTLDAVLMGQNLSSASSMIGKTITGLDIDAKKVTGKVDRVTVTDGVPALHVGAKTVSLKNVGEILP encoded by the coding sequence ATGATCGACACGATCAATTCCACCAAGCGGAATCCCACTGGCGCCGGGGCTAGCAATGCGCTGGAGGACCTGAACACCTCGCAGTTTCTCGATCTGATGATCGCCGAACTGCAGAATCAGGATCCGATGAATCCGATGGACAATGCGCAAATGATCGAGCAGATCGGCCAGATTCGTCAGATCGACGCGTCGAGTCGATTGACCACGACGCTCGACGCCGTGCTGATGGGCCAGAATCTTTCGAGCGCCAGCAGCATGATCGGAAAAACGATCACGGGTCTCGACATCGACGCGAAAAAGGTGACCGGCAAAGTCGACCGCGTCACAGTCACGGACGGCGTACCGGCGTTGCACGTTGGCGCGAAGACCGTGTCGCTGAAGAACGTCGGCGAGATCTTGCCGTAA